A genomic region of Arachis stenosperma cultivar V10309 chromosome 9, arast.V10309.gnm1.PFL2, whole genome shotgun sequence contains the following coding sequences:
- the LOC130948445 gene encoding pentatricopeptide repeat-containing protein At4g16835, mitochondrial-like isoform X2 translates to MYYSALVRNFVLTLSKRHVSSSSGLSCGSAMSVTPLLSRFNQSMFNNVVASNKLIANFLRLGDMDSALQVFDNMTVKSTVTWNSILAGYAKNLGNFEVVRQVFDKIPEPNSVSYNIMLACYLNNFGIHRARAYFDVMPVKDTASWNTMISGYAQIGLMGEARMMFLAMPEKNTVSWSAMVSGYVACGDLDSAVECFYAATVKSVITWTAMITGYMKFGRVGSAEKLFQEMSQKTLVMWNAMIAGYVDNSRAEDGLKLFKTMLETGAKPNAVSLTSVLLGCSNLSALQLGRQVHQLVCKSPLSSDTTAGTSLVSMYSKCGELKDASKLFVQIQRKDLVSWNAMISGYAQHGAGEKALELFDAMKNDGMKPDWITFVAVFLACNHAGFVDLGVQYFDAMIRDYGIEARPEHYACMVDLLGRRGRLSEATDLIKSMPFKPHPAIFGTLLGACRIHKNLDLAEFAAKNLLALDPSSATGYVQLANIYAAQNRWEHVARIRRSMKDNNVVKAPGYSWIEIKSVVHEFRSSDRLHPELVSIHKKLNELEKKMKMAGYIPDLEFALHDVEEELKEQLLLWHSEKLAIAFGLLKVPLGVPIRVFKNLRVCGDCHTAIKYISAIEGREIIVRDTTRFHHFKDGSCSCSDYCVEDVYGYDGDDELQWLIESEKIF, encoded by the exons ATGTATTATTCAGCGCTTGTTAGGAACTTTGTTTTAACGCTGAGTAAACGCCACGTGTCCTCCTCCTCCGGCCTCAGTTGTGGTTCCGCCATGTCAGTAACCCCACTCCTATCACGGTTCAACCAGAGCATGTTCAACAATGTCGTTGCCTCCAACAAGCTCATCGCCAATTTCCTTCGATTGGGTGACATGGATTCtgctctccaagtgtttgataataTGACAGTGAAGAGCACCGTTACTTGGAACTCTATCCTTGCTGGCTACGCCAAGAATCTTGGAAATTTTGAAGTTGTACGCCAAGTTTTTGATAAAATTCCTGAACCGAATAGTGTGTCTTATAATATCATGCTGGCGTGTTAtttgaacaattttggcatccaCAGAGCCCGTGCTTACTTTGATGTAATGCCTGTGAAGGATACGGCGTCTTGGAACACGATGATCTCAGGTTATGCTCAGATTGGATTGATGGGCGAGGCGCGCATGATGTTCTTGGCAATGCCAGAGAAAAATACTGTCTCATGGAGTGCGATGGTGTCGGGGTATGTGGCTTGTGGAGACTTGGATTCTGCAGTGGAGTGCTTTTATGCTGCAACTGTGAAGAGTGTGATTACCTGGACTGCCATGATCACTGGGTACATGAAATTTGGCAGAGTTGGGTCTGCTGAAAAATTGTTCCAAGAAATGTCTCAGAAGACTTTGGTGATGTGGAATGCTATGATAGCTGGGTATGTTGATAATAGCAGGGCAGAAGATGGGTTGAAGCTTTTCAAGACAATGTTAGAGACTGGGGCCAAGCCTAATGCTGTGAGCTTGACTAGTGTGTTGTTGGGTTGTAGTAACCTATCAGCATTGCAACTTGGTAGACAAGTTCATCAGTTAGTTTGTAAATCTCCATTGAGTAGTGACACCACAGCCGGAACTTCATTGGTTAGCATGTATTCCAAATGCGGGGAGCTGAAGGACGCGTCGAAATTGTTTGTGCAGATCCAACGGAAAGACCTTGTATCATGGAATGCAATGATTTCTGGTTATGCACAACATGGAGCTGGTGAAAAAGCTCTGGAGTTATTTGATGCAATGAAAAATGATGGCATGAAGCCAGATTGGATTACTTTTGTAGCAGTATTTTTAGCTTGTAACCATGCAGGATTTGTAGATCTTGGGGTCCAATATTTTGATGCTATGATAAGGGATTATGGAATTGAAGCTAGGCCAGAACACTATGCTTGCATGGTTGACCTTCTCGGTCGACGTGGAAGGTTATCTGAGGCAACAGACTTGATAAAAAGTATGCCGTTTAAGCCACATCCTGCCATCTTTGGAACGCTTTTGGGAGCCTGTAGGATCCATAAGAACCTAGATCTGGCTGAGTTTGCTGCCAAGAATCTGCTTGCGCTTGATCCTAGTAGTGCAACTGGATATGTTCAATTGGCCAATATTTATGCAGCACAAAATAGATGGGAGCATGTTGCTAGGATTCGGAGATCGATGAAAGACAATAATGTAGTGAAGGCACCCGGATATAGTTGGATTGAGATAAAGAGTGTGGTGCATGAGTTTCGGTCAAGCGACCGATTGCACCCAGAATTGGTTTCTATACATAAAAAACTAAATGAATTGGAGAAAAAAATGAAGATGGCTGGCTATATTCCGGATCTTGAGTTTGCATTGCATGATGTGGAAGAGGAGCTGAAAGAACAGCTTCTTCTATGGCACAGTGAGAAATTGGCAATTGCATTTGGACTTCTAAAGGTACCGTTAGGTGTTCCAATCAGGGTATTCAAGAACTTGAGAGTTTGTGGAGATTGCCACACTGCAATAAAGTACATATCAGCTATAGAAGGAAGAGAAATCATTGTTAGGGATACCACTAGGTTTCATCATTTCAAGGATGGGTCTTGCTCCTGCAGTGATTACTG TGTTGAAGATGTGTATGGctatgatggtgatgatgaacTACAATGGCTAATTGAGTCGGAGAAG atcttttaa
- the LOC130948445 gene encoding pentatricopeptide repeat-containing protein At4g16835, mitochondrial-like isoform X1 yields MYYSALVRNFVLTLSKRHVSSSSGLSCGSAMSVTPLLSRFNQSMFNNVVASNKLIANFLRLGDMDSALQVFDNMTVKSTVTWNSILAGYAKNLGNFEVVRQVFDKIPEPNSVSYNIMLACYLNNFGIHRARAYFDVMPVKDTASWNTMISGYAQIGLMGEARMMFLAMPEKNTVSWSAMVSGYVACGDLDSAVECFYAATVKSVITWTAMITGYMKFGRVGSAEKLFQEMSQKTLVMWNAMIAGYVDNSRAEDGLKLFKTMLETGAKPNAVSLTSVLLGCSNLSALQLGRQVHQLVCKSPLSSDTTAGTSLVSMYSKCGELKDASKLFVQIQRKDLVSWNAMISGYAQHGAGEKALELFDAMKNDGMKPDWITFVAVFLACNHAGFVDLGVQYFDAMIRDYGIEARPEHYACMVDLLGRRGRLSEATDLIKSMPFKPHPAIFGTLLGACRIHKNLDLAEFAAKNLLALDPSSATGYVQLANIYAAQNRWEHVARIRRSMKDNNVVKAPGYSWIEIKSVVHEFRSSDRLHPELVSIHKKLNELEKKMKMAGYIPDLEFALHDVEEELKEQLLLWHSEKLAIAFGLLKVPLGVPIRVFKNLRVCGDCHTAIKYISAIEGREIIVRDTTRFHHFKDGSCSCSDYCVEDVYGYDGDDELQWLIESEKVIEFLCGHLSAC; encoded by the exons ATGTATTATTCAGCGCTTGTTAGGAACTTTGTTTTAACGCTGAGTAAACGCCACGTGTCCTCCTCCTCCGGCCTCAGTTGTGGTTCCGCCATGTCAGTAACCCCACTCCTATCACGGTTCAACCAGAGCATGTTCAACAATGTCGTTGCCTCCAACAAGCTCATCGCCAATTTCCTTCGATTGGGTGACATGGATTCtgctctccaagtgtttgataataTGACAGTGAAGAGCACCGTTACTTGGAACTCTATCCTTGCTGGCTACGCCAAGAATCTTGGAAATTTTGAAGTTGTACGCCAAGTTTTTGATAAAATTCCTGAACCGAATAGTGTGTCTTATAATATCATGCTGGCGTGTTAtttgaacaattttggcatccaCAGAGCCCGTGCTTACTTTGATGTAATGCCTGTGAAGGATACGGCGTCTTGGAACACGATGATCTCAGGTTATGCTCAGATTGGATTGATGGGCGAGGCGCGCATGATGTTCTTGGCAATGCCAGAGAAAAATACTGTCTCATGGAGTGCGATGGTGTCGGGGTATGTGGCTTGTGGAGACTTGGATTCTGCAGTGGAGTGCTTTTATGCTGCAACTGTGAAGAGTGTGATTACCTGGACTGCCATGATCACTGGGTACATGAAATTTGGCAGAGTTGGGTCTGCTGAAAAATTGTTCCAAGAAATGTCTCAGAAGACTTTGGTGATGTGGAATGCTATGATAGCTGGGTATGTTGATAATAGCAGGGCAGAAGATGGGTTGAAGCTTTTCAAGACAATGTTAGAGACTGGGGCCAAGCCTAATGCTGTGAGCTTGACTAGTGTGTTGTTGGGTTGTAGTAACCTATCAGCATTGCAACTTGGTAGACAAGTTCATCAGTTAGTTTGTAAATCTCCATTGAGTAGTGACACCACAGCCGGAACTTCATTGGTTAGCATGTATTCCAAATGCGGGGAGCTGAAGGACGCGTCGAAATTGTTTGTGCAGATCCAACGGAAAGACCTTGTATCATGGAATGCAATGATTTCTGGTTATGCACAACATGGAGCTGGTGAAAAAGCTCTGGAGTTATTTGATGCAATGAAAAATGATGGCATGAAGCCAGATTGGATTACTTTTGTAGCAGTATTTTTAGCTTGTAACCATGCAGGATTTGTAGATCTTGGGGTCCAATATTTTGATGCTATGATAAGGGATTATGGAATTGAAGCTAGGCCAGAACACTATGCTTGCATGGTTGACCTTCTCGGTCGACGTGGAAGGTTATCTGAGGCAACAGACTTGATAAAAAGTATGCCGTTTAAGCCACATCCTGCCATCTTTGGAACGCTTTTGGGAGCCTGTAGGATCCATAAGAACCTAGATCTGGCTGAGTTTGCTGCCAAGAATCTGCTTGCGCTTGATCCTAGTAGTGCAACTGGATATGTTCAATTGGCCAATATTTATGCAGCACAAAATAGATGGGAGCATGTTGCTAGGATTCGGAGATCGATGAAAGACAATAATGTAGTGAAGGCACCCGGATATAGTTGGATTGAGATAAAGAGTGTGGTGCATGAGTTTCGGTCAAGCGACCGATTGCACCCAGAATTGGTTTCTATACATAAAAAACTAAATGAATTGGAGAAAAAAATGAAGATGGCTGGCTATATTCCGGATCTTGAGTTTGCATTGCATGATGTGGAAGAGGAGCTGAAAGAACAGCTTCTTCTATGGCACAGTGAGAAATTGGCAATTGCATTTGGACTTCTAAAGGTACCGTTAGGTGTTCCAATCAGGGTATTCAAGAACTTGAGAGTTTGTGGAGATTGCCACACTGCAATAAAGTACATATCAGCTATAGAAGGAAGAGAAATCATTGTTAGGGATACCACTAGGTTTCATCATTTCAAGGATGGGTCTTGCTCCTGCAGTGATTACTG TGTTGAAGATGTGTATGGctatgatggtgatgatgaacTACAATGGCTAATTGAGTCGGAGAAG GTGATTGAATTCTTGTGTGGTCACTTGTCTGCTTGCTAG
- the LOC130948445 gene encoding pentatricopeptide repeat-containing protein At4g16835, mitochondrial-like isoform X3 — protein sequence MYYSALVRNFVLTLSKRHVSSSSGLSCGSAMSVTPLLSRFNQSMFNNVVASNKLIANFLRLGDMDSALQVFDNMTVKSTVTWNSILAGYAKNLGNFEVVRQVFDKIPEPNSVSYNIMLACYLNNFGIHRARAYFDVMPVKDTASWNTMISGYAQIGLMGEARMMFLAMPEKNTVSWSAMVSGYVACGDLDSAVECFYAATVKSVITWTAMITGYMKFGRVGSAEKLFQEMSQKTLVMWNAMIAGYVDNSRAEDGLKLFKTMLETGAKPNAVSLTSVLLGCSNLSALQLGRQVHQLVCKSPLSSDTTAGTSLVSMYSKCGELKDASKLFVQIQRKDLVSWNAMISGYAQHGAGEKALELFDAMKNDGMKPDWITFVAVFLACNHAGFVDLGVQYFDAMIRDYGIEARPEHYACMVDLLGRRGRLSEATDLIKSMPFKPHPAIFGTLLGACRIHKNLDLAEFAAKNLLALDPSSATGYVQLANIYAAQNRWEHVARIRRSMKDNNVVKAPGYSWIEIKSVVHEFRSSDRLHPELVSIHKKLNELEKKMKMAGYIPDLEFALHDVEEELKEQLLLWHSEKLAIAFGLLKVPLGVPIRVFKNLRVCGDCHTAIKYISAIEGREIIVRDTTRFHHFKDGSCSCSDYW from the coding sequence ATGTATTATTCAGCGCTTGTTAGGAACTTTGTTTTAACGCTGAGTAAACGCCACGTGTCCTCCTCCTCCGGCCTCAGTTGTGGTTCCGCCATGTCAGTAACCCCACTCCTATCACGGTTCAACCAGAGCATGTTCAACAATGTCGTTGCCTCCAACAAGCTCATCGCCAATTTCCTTCGATTGGGTGACATGGATTCtgctctccaagtgtttgataataTGACAGTGAAGAGCACCGTTACTTGGAACTCTATCCTTGCTGGCTACGCCAAGAATCTTGGAAATTTTGAAGTTGTACGCCAAGTTTTTGATAAAATTCCTGAACCGAATAGTGTGTCTTATAATATCATGCTGGCGTGTTAtttgaacaattttggcatccaCAGAGCCCGTGCTTACTTTGATGTAATGCCTGTGAAGGATACGGCGTCTTGGAACACGATGATCTCAGGTTATGCTCAGATTGGATTGATGGGCGAGGCGCGCATGATGTTCTTGGCAATGCCAGAGAAAAATACTGTCTCATGGAGTGCGATGGTGTCGGGGTATGTGGCTTGTGGAGACTTGGATTCTGCAGTGGAGTGCTTTTATGCTGCAACTGTGAAGAGTGTGATTACCTGGACTGCCATGATCACTGGGTACATGAAATTTGGCAGAGTTGGGTCTGCTGAAAAATTGTTCCAAGAAATGTCTCAGAAGACTTTGGTGATGTGGAATGCTATGATAGCTGGGTATGTTGATAATAGCAGGGCAGAAGATGGGTTGAAGCTTTTCAAGACAATGTTAGAGACTGGGGCCAAGCCTAATGCTGTGAGCTTGACTAGTGTGTTGTTGGGTTGTAGTAACCTATCAGCATTGCAACTTGGTAGACAAGTTCATCAGTTAGTTTGTAAATCTCCATTGAGTAGTGACACCACAGCCGGAACTTCATTGGTTAGCATGTATTCCAAATGCGGGGAGCTGAAGGACGCGTCGAAATTGTTTGTGCAGATCCAACGGAAAGACCTTGTATCATGGAATGCAATGATTTCTGGTTATGCACAACATGGAGCTGGTGAAAAAGCTCTGGAGTTATTTGATGCAATGAAAAATGATGGCATGAAGCCAGATTGGATTACTTTTGTAGCAGTATTTTTAGCTTGTAACCATGCAGGATTTGTAGATCTTGGGGTCCAATATTTTGATGCTATGATAAGGGATTATGGAATTGAAGCTAGGCCAGAACACTATGCTTGCATGGTTGACCTTCTCGGTCGACGTGGAAGGTTATCTGAGGCAACAGACTTGATAAAAAGTATGCCGTTTAAGCCACATCCTGCCATCTTTGGAACGCTTTTGGGAGCCTGTAGGATCCATAAGAACCTAGATCTGGCTGAGTTTGCTGCCAAGAATCTGCTTGCGCTTGATCCTAGTAGTGCAACTGGATATGTTCAATTGGCCAATATTTATGCAGCACAAAATAGATGGGAGCATGTTGCTAGGATTCGGAGATCGATGAAAGACAATAATGTAGTGAAGGCACCCGGATATAGTTGGATTGAGATAAAGAGTGTGGTGCATGAGTTTCGGTCAAGCGACCGATTGCACCCAGAATTGGTTTCTATACATAAAAAACTAAATGAATTGGAGAAAAAAATGAAGATGGCTGGCTATATTCCGGATCTTGAGTTTGCATTGCATGATGTGGAAGAGGAGCTGAAAGAACAGCTTCTTCTATGGCACAGTGAGAAATTGGCAATTGCATTTGGACTTCTAAAGGTACCGTTAGGTGTTCCAATCAGGGTATTCAAGAACTTGAGAGTTTGTGGAGATTGCCACACTGCAATAAAGTACATATCAGCTATAGAAGGAAGAGAAATCATTGTTAGGGATACCACTAGGTTTCATCATTTCAAGGATGGGTCTTGCTCCTGCAGTGATTACTGGTAA